Within Populus trichocarpa isolate Nisqually-1 chromosome 6, P.trichocarpa_v4.1, whole genome shotgun sequence, the genomic segment agcacatgtaattgggtaaacatgtgtgacatgttcttcttcatctccatcgaccaccatgatgaccatcagatgcctcctgatcgggcaatctctttcgttaattcaccaccgccatttttggtctcaaatctcaacgatcggaccgtaccattgcatccggaacgatcaaattagctggaaacaagtctgaaatcgtccaaatcgcacttcagacggctaagatttgatcaaaacaattctggcctgatgagcggctcagattcaatctcatatccggttgcacgtaggatcAGCTACATTGGATCCtgtccctcggctcgcggctcggctccaATTCGGCTCGGTTCACTCGGCTCGGCTTGGCTCGCGGCTGATGAtgtggcaggtgggtcccactGTGCTGACGTGTCTGCTGACTGGACGCTGACATGGTGATTGTGCATGCTGACATCTCCGTTACATCATGCTGATGTCATTATGGGCCATGCTACTGTACATGatgatgtcacaattacatcatgctAATGTCATCCCTGGCATGTCTACTATTCACGCTGACATCACTTTTACGTCATGCTGATGTCATTCATATCCGGGTCAGTCACATGGGtggggtcaactggtattcgggtcgggtcaactcatccgggcgaagaagatgcgtggggcgcgtctgggcgcgtgggcagacgccttgccggagagtgatggagagtgcggccatgtccgacgtccgattttgacgccgttttcaccagtggcttcgtctcttcctcctctacacagtggtatggtcaaaacacaattttgacaactttcatttttgagcaaaaatcaaacacccctttaaaccatgtgctctgataccaattgttggggttTCCGGcacccccatgcgcggaccgggggtgtactgatagttgctcaaatggagggctaagcacactgacacaatattttacgtggttcggcaaaaccgcctacatccacgggagagtccatattattagagatatataaagaaaggattacaacacatatggaggaggaggatcacttcactcaaactcaactcccattGCTCTCACACTGCTGCACAAGGCAGCAGGCTGCTGCCCTTGGCAGCCCCTCactttctctcttgttctctcACGTTCTCTTCTCTACACTCTCTttttgctctcaaataattacctcttttataggcaaataTGGTCAACATTGGTGGGACAATGAAGCCTTAAAACATGCCACCATTTGTGGCATTAATGGAGCAACCACTTtcttagtggtggggtattgccaccaaatggcaatatcctaacagACACTCAACCTCTTCTTTCCATAGATTATATCCAATAGAATCTAGATCATCTTCTTTCATTTGATTGAGAAGTAATTGAAGTGGACCGATCGTGTAGACACGAGGAAACATTGAGTAAAGAGCACTCAAGACTTCTTTCTCCAAAGCATCAAAAGTATGGAAAATCACTGCAGAACCTTCAGATGCTCTCTCAGCACATTCCATGCAGAAGTTGAAACCATAATCATCTGGATCTGTTGTGCGAAGAAAACTTGGAAGATCCCTCAATCGTATATCTTTCATTCCTGGAATCCAGTCTAGTACTTGATCCAAATAGCCATTTGTTAAAAAGCTCTCGTCTGCGAAcgaaaattaaatgcatatgtAGCTTACCAGTTATGGGCTagtaaattaatgaaaacaacAGCAGAAGAAGAACGAGCGTAAAatcagaagagaagaaaggttccctagcttgaaatcaaatttcAGGTTACGCAGCCGAAGGTCTGCTCTGGAATTATAACCACGGATCTGGTACATGTACTATGCCATGATCTAGCATAAACTACCAGGATATTGTaccattcaaatataaatttttagtccATATGAACTCGGTTCATGTACTTATCTATTTATTTCCACAGATGACGGCTACGATGATGCTGCACATGAACTACTAGGATATTTATCTAATAcccaaatgaaataaaagaaaatcgtGTTgtcatttcaattcaaattcatCTTGTTCTTACCTTTTAATGGAAACAGTCCTCTTTCTTTGAGCTCTTTATATTGCTTAAACCCCATGAAACTGCAAGCAGAGATAGAAAAGAACAAGGCAACAGGAATTCCATGCCTCTGAGCAGCAGTGATGGCAGCTGGCACAAATCCATCAGATACAATGCAAGTCACTTGAGGACCATCAGAAGATGCTGTATCATTGAGCTTGGCAAGCAGTTCATTAAATGGAGCTAGCAAGTTCTTCTTGCAAGCCTCAAAAATTGCTTGTACATCTTGGGTAGCTTTCTCATCTGAAGGAGGGAGGCCATCTGGGATAGATTCGAACCGAAAGTCGGGCAAGCCATTCAGGGAATCAGGACCTCTAGATTTAAGCAACCGTCTGTGGTTGAACTCTGTGTTCACAAAGGTTATGCGAAAACCTCGGTAATGCAGTAGTTTTGCTAGTTTAAGCATTGCCTTTACATGGCTTTGAGCTGGACAGGGAATACAGATTACATGAGGCTTGTCAGCTAAGATTTTGCGAAACATGTCTCTagctctttccttctttctctaACTCTTTCTTTAGAGTAATTGTTTTGCTACTGTCGTCTGTCAAAGTGAAGCTCACACTTTACACACGGTACATTTTCTTATCAACAAGACTATATAAAATAGCAGCCCTATAGAGGTACAGTATGgattttatcttctcttttaattttaatgtaattaaatcattattctAGACTGATGCGGGCCATGGAAATTATTGGCCTATATATCAGTACTTTGATAACGGGAAAAATTTTGTGGTTGTCTATGAATGTCAGGCTGCCGTCTGTCTAAAGTGTTTACTATACAAATGGAGCGGTAATCATACAGATTGGAGTGAGTGAGATGTGAGGAGGATATGCCTTCACAAACTTGAGAAGGAGTTGTTATTCAAGAAAGACCTgccatcattttcttttgatgtagaatttttaatttatcaaaattaaacccaaattcatTGAACCATTTGGACGTAATTATGATGTTTTGTCCTTCGGGAAAATTAAGACTAAGCAATCATTAGTTCAATACATACATATACAGACAGGCACACACTTCTCTGTCAGAGAGTTAAGcacatgaaaaaatatgttagtgcaataaaaatatatacatacaaGGCATGTTGTATATTTGCATACACGATCTTTATCACAAATCGTGGTCCTTGGTACACACAATGAAAGGCGTGGTGTATTCTTTATCTATTTTACCCATATTTTGtatttcagtttaatttttatcttctaatttaatctttatttcgaaaataatatgtaattgggatcaaatttaaacttaaaaaattcaattatacaaaataaaaatttgatgattaaattaaaaatttataaaaaaaatacacagatGAACAAGGTGAAATATAAGAGGATAAACAATAATGAACATAAAAAATTGCTAAAGGAAAACCTTgactcttttagtttttactataataaaataaaattataataatttctcAATCTTCAGCCATTAAAAGAGCAGCTACACAGCCAGTtcttgatataaattaaaactacgtttttttatatataaatttcataaaacaTTGACTAGATTGCTTAGGTCGCAAATTCTCATCAAATCATTCAAGTTTCATCGATCAACTTCTTCAACCATTCAAAACCAAACTTAGCTAGGGCTTAACTCCAAGTTAACGGATCATAGAATGAAACCACTGAGTTaagattttataactatgctGTCTATTATAAAAGAAACGAAGGAGGACAGATCAATTTCGGGTGGGTTTGAAAAAGCGGTGcaaatcgtgtttttaaaaattttgagtgttttttgcttaaaataaaaaaattatgtttttagattattttgatatgacgatgttaaaaataatttttttaaaataatttttttattttaatacatttttaaataaaaatcattttaaaccaTCACCACTACCATAATATCGAaacattttctttctaaaaatcaAGTGAATAGAGGTTCATGTCTAGTCATCACACCGTAAACATTAAGCACCCATAGTAGACATTTGCGAATTTGAACTATTATATATCCTGAAGTGAGTTAAATACAATGTATATTCTTGCTCATCTCTTCTTATGATGAGAATGTTGAAGTTAATGCTTCTTTGATGTGGGTTTGGTGTAGTTCTTCCCTGATGAGTTAACCACTTTCTCTACCCCGCTTATTCCCTTTCATCATACCCCGAATCTAGTCTAAAATCCaatctttcttctcttatgatttttttctactttcttgactttataaaaaagtattctctcaaggtttttttttttttccaagaatcAGGGCTGTTAATTATTAACTTTGCAAATAATTACCATTTGAGAAAGACAAGGtgagtattttttatatgagaaagagaggaaaagatgaatagtatttttatagGATTTATCTCTCCACCTTTCATTTTCTCTCCAAAGACAATTATGATGGCTAGGGTTTTAGATGAAAGAGatggtaaataatattttactgtTTGTTAGGAATCCAATGTTGGCCTtatctccttttgttttagatCATTATCAGTATTTATATGcaactttatttctttctctcaaTTGCTTGGTCCTTGGTTTTATCTTGTTCCCTTGTTTTacactctgtttttttttgtattattttttatatgtattttaaaattattttgaaaaagataatattaacactcattcaatgaaaaaaaaatcaaaaattttaaaatgagtgCATTAATAGCTATGCGTGTTgaatgtaaatttaaaaaatttgaatttttttttaaaagacattgCAAATTATGACAACAATGTAAatgcatcaaaaatatttttttttgaatttctattgtttttttttactatatttagattttttggaaaaatatttttaaaagaaagtaaaaattaaattatgacatattaaaggtttttttaatgaaaaataatggtAATTACGATATCCACACATGAACatggaattattattttttatgacaaaaGCACAGCCTTCAACAACTTGTCTAAATTCATGAATGAAGAACTACTTGGACCAGTGGCTTCCTCTGCTAATATTTTCCACTCCATGGCTTTGTTCTTTAGTTCCCTACCTTTCACTCCTTCAATCAACCCTCGCACAAGGATTTCAACTTTATCTCAAAACATAAcactaatttttaaatcaagaacTAGTCATCTAgcctataataaaatattagtttttagaTTAAGAATTGATCATCCAGCACAAGGCATTAGTTTTTCAACCAAGAACTAATCGTCCAACCCAAGAACAAAGCATTAGTTTTTAAACCAAGAATTAATCCTTCAGCCTAGAACATGGCAAGAATctgatatcaaatattaatacaattgaataataagaatctattttagtgttttaacaATTCTAAATAGCGCAGAATTAATAAGGAGTCGAGCACCTACCTTACATCTAAGCTCTATGTGTGGAATCTTTTCTCAATACTCCCTCAACAATTTATTCTGTAATTTTAACAGCTCAATGTTAAATTTCTCGTACCCTTGcactaatttcatttttcacaaataaatcgatacataaacaattattatataataccattttttttttatctttttggttgaaaataccaaaaaaagagGATATGTTTTCTACTTAGAATCCTTAAAACCCAATTACTTATTAATCATCCCATTATAAAATTCATTACAATTATACCCTtttcaaatatcaatttattcaaACAAACTCATCCCTCCTATTATCTTCAATTGACCGGATGTTTCATTTTAGGGAGGTATGTTTTTCTTTCCAATTAACCACAATTTCCTCTTCAATCCAACAATCAACTTTTCACTATAACactacaaacattaacacaagtaaaattcactttaattctatcaatttcttaaaatcattaaattcttaaaacatcaaaattcacATTTATCATGCAGATATATGCAGAAATATGATCAATCATCTAAACTATGATGTCCCGCATCTTTAGTTATACATGAATGATGAATATATCCATTGAATCCGATCCTCTTTTTATTCAGgcaagttttaattcaaattttcatgcttTACCTTTCTCTTCTGTATTTCATGTGAAGCTAGCTGGCACCAATTGGTGCAGCTAAGTCAATAAAATGGGCACCAATTCGGTGCCACTTGCCTTGCTCTTGTCTTTTGCAAGACAAAGGCAAGgatgcttgcctataaataggcagcacATCCTTGCCATATATATCACaccaaaagagagaaacaagagagCAAGAAGAGAGAGTGAAGGAGAGTAATCCCACAAAGTTGTGAGGTATTTGTGAGATAGTAAGTTAGGTGTTTTCTCCTagtaatagagagatttcagttgttctcctattagtagagagaggttgtaattcccacattacttagtaaaatccttctatacttgCCCGTGGACGTAGCCAAATTGGATGAATCacgtaaattcttgtgtgtctaatttctcattttatcctattctttgccttttatcttgtcgggtttgcatgccagtatcctaacagtggtatcagagccttctaGTTGGTGTTGTTAATACACAAAAGTTATTCGTGTATACGGTTACTATTAACGTCTACGACACTATTCACCTATACGACACTATTCATCCATACGGTACTGTTCACATACGTTACATATTTGTGAAACAGTGATAGCTGAATAGATCACGGTGAATAAAATGGCAGCAAAGTATGAGATTGAGAGGTTCAATGAGAGCAATTTCTCACTCTAGAAAATGAGAGTCAAGGCAATCTTAAGGAAAGACAATCGCTTAACAGCAATTGGGGATCAGCCCGCAGAGATCACTGATAATGCAAAATGGAATGAGATGGATGACAATGCTAttgctaacatacatttagcattAGTCGATGAAGTATTATCAAGTGTGGCGGAGAAGAAAACAACTAAGGAGATATGAGAGACTCTAACAAAGCTATATGAGTCCAAGTCCTTGCAcaataagattttcttaaagcAGAGACTTTATACCCTTCGAATGGCAGAAACCACGACGGTGACTGACCACATCAACACAATAAGAACTCTATTTTCACAACTCACTATGTTGGGTCAACAAATAGAGGAAAGTGAACGTGCAGAGCTTCTACTTCAAAGTCTTCCAGATTCGTATGATCAACTCATTATCAACTTGACCAATAATATCCTCACAGACTATTTAGTCTTTGATGATGTTGCAGCCGCCAtcttggaaaaagaaaataggcgcaaaaataaaggaaacaaaaatagtTCAAACCAAACAGAGGTATTATTGGTGTCAAGAGGGAGATCAACGGAGCGTAGCTCCAGTGGGAGTCAAAGGCAAGGGAGGTCCAAATCAAGAAGTAAGAAGACTGTGAAATGCTACAACTGTGGCAGAAAAGGGCACTTCAAAAAGGATTGTTGGTTTAAAAAGGGTATAGAGAACACTGCAGAGTCATCAAAACCTCAAGGATGTGTTGCAAGCACCTCAGAAGATGGAGAGGTTTTATATAGTGAAGCAGCGACAGTCTCTACAGATAGAAAAGAGCTCACTGAGGTTTGGTTAATGGATTCAAGAGCAACATGGCATATGACTCCTAATCGAGATTGGTTTCATACATACGAACCCATCTTTGAAGGCTCAGTGTTCATGGGTAATGATCATGCTTTAGAGATTGCTGGCATTGGCACCATCAAATTAAAGATGTATGATGGTTCAATTCACACTATTTCAGGAGTGCGACATGTGAAAGActtaaagaaaaatcttttgTCCGTATGACAATTTGATAGTCTTGGCTGTAAGATTCGAACAGACAATGGAAtcatgaaaattatcaaaggaGCGCTGGTGGTTTTAAAGGCAAGAAAGACAGTTGCAAATATGTTTGTATTAATGGGAGAAACACATCATGAGGCAGAAGCGTCAATTGCATCAGCCAGTCCAGCAGAAGAGAAGACGATGATGTGGCATCAAAAACTAGGCCACATGTCAGAGAAAGGTTTGAAAGTTCTCTCTGATAAGAAGTTACTCCCTGGGCTTACAAAGGTTACTTTACCCTTTTGTGAGCATTATGTTACAAGTAAACATCACAGGTTGAAGTTTGGCACATCAACAACTAAGAGCAAATGCATCTTAGACCTGATTCACTCTGATGTTTGGTAAGCATCGGTTGTATCCTTGGGAGGAGCAAGATACtttgtattatttatagatGACTTCTCCAGGAGATGTTGGGTGTATCCAATTAGAAGGAAGGCAGATGTGCTCGCAgtctttaaaactttcaaagcGCCGATAGAACTTGAATCTGAAAAGAAGATCAAGTGTTTGAGGACTGACAATGAAGGAGAATATACCAGTGATGAATTTGATAACTTCTTTCAACATGAAGGTATCAAAAGGCAGTTCATAACGGCATatactccacaacaaaatggagtgACAGAGCGAATGAACAGAACTCTGTTGGAAAGAACAAGAGCAATGTTGAAGGCTGCAAGTCTAGGAAAGCCATTCTGGATAGAAGCAGTCAATACCGCCTGTTATGTGATAAATCGATCTCCATCAACTGCAATTGAGCTGAAGACACCGATGGAGATATGGACTGGAAAACCAGCTGATTATTCTCGATTGCATATATTTGGTAGTCCCGTGTATGTGATGTATATTACTCAAGAAGTTAGCAAGCTGGATTCAAAATCCAGAAAATATGTATTCTTGGGATATGCTGATGGAGTGAAGGGGTATCGCTTGTGGAATCCCACTGCCCACAAGGTAGTCATCAGCAGAGATGTTATATTTGCAGAAGGTAAAATGCAAATGGAAGAACATAATAGCATTCTAAAGGAGACTAAAGCAGTCCAGATGGAAAATACTCAGAATCATACTTCTTCTGAAGCTGCACCAGAGcatgaaaaacaagaacaaatagaGTCTGAAACTCCTGAAGTTCGACGGTCGACTCGTGAAAGAAGACCACCGGCTTGGCACTCAGAATGTGTTACTAAGAGCAATATTGCATACTGTCTTCTAACAGAGGATGGAGAGCCATCATCTTTCTATGAGGCTATCAAAAGCATAGATGTATCTATGTGGATGACAGTAATGCAAGAGGAGATTGAAGCTCTGCACAAGAATAACACTTGGGATCTTGTTCCGCTACCACAAAGAAGAAAGGCCATTGGCAACAAATGGGTTTACAAGATAAAGCGTGATGGCAATGATCAAGTGGAGCGGTATCATGCAAGATTGGTGGTGAAAGGATATGCtcagaaagaaagaatagacttcaatgagatattttctccgGTCGTACGACTTACTACAATCAGAGTAGTCTTGGCAATGTGTGCTATATTTGATCTTCACTTAGAGCAGTTAGATGTGAAAACTgcatttcttcatggagaacttgaagaagaaatttatatgctCAAACCAGAGGGTTTTGCTGAAACAGACAAGGAGAACTTGGTTTGCAGGTTGAACAAATCTCTATACAGTCTCAAACAGGCGCCGAGGTATTGGTACAAGAGATTTGATTCCTTCATAATTAGCCTTGGGTACAACAGACTCAGTTCAAACCATTGTACGTATTACAAGAGGTTTGAAGAGAATGATGTTTTCATCATTATATTGTTGTACGTGGATGACATATTGGTAATAGGCCCCAACAAAGATCGAGTCCAAGAATTAAAGGCACAGTTGGCTAGGGAGTTTGATATGAAGGACTTGGGACCAACAAACAAGATTCTAGGGATGCAAATTCACCGAGACAGAAGTAAAAGAAAGATTTGGCTTTCTGAGAAGAATTATTTGAAGAAGATCTTGAGACGCTTCAACATGCAAGATTGTAAGCCAATTTCCACCCCACTTCCAGttaacttcaaattatcctCAAGTATGTCTCCTAGCAATGAAGCAGAGAGGATGGAGATGTCTCGAGTAACCGTACGCATCAGTAGTGGGAAGTTTAATGTTTGCCATGATATGTACAAGACCAGACATTGCACAAGCAGTGGGAGCAGCTAGTCGATACATGGCAAATCCTGGTAGAGAGCATTGAAATACTATTAAGAGGATCTTGAGATACATCAAGGGCACCTCAAATGCTGCATTATGTTATGGAGGATCGGAATTTACCGTAAGAGGTtatgttgattcagattttgctGGCGaccttgagaaaagaaaatccactaCAAGCTATGTGTTCATAATTGCAGGAGGATCTGTGAGCTGGGTCTCTAAACTTCAGACTGTTGTAGCTTTATCCATAATAGAAGCTGAGTACATGGCAGCTACACAAGCTTGTAAAGAAGCAATATGGATGAAGAAACTTATGGAGGAGCTCGGGCACAAACAAGAGAAGATTCCTTTGTATTGTGATAGTCAGAGTTGACAAGATAATACAAGAGAAATTCTGaaatgttttttgtatttttcactaagagagttacaatatatatatacatcaagAAGTATCAAATCCCTTAATTCTAGGATCTAATCATCATAATCAGATCCTTTTAGTCCTAGGCCTAGACAATAATTGAGgtttttagagagaatcaaGGGATATACAGCTATGACagaaattgaataagaaaagaagaatatactGACagctacaaaagaaaagaagaatatactAACAGCTACAAAAGAAAGACTGACAGCTATTAAAGAAATGCAAGAAGGAAAGGAGATATTGACATCCCCCCTCAAATTGATGCGGGTAGGTCTAACAACATCAATTTGCTGCTGAGAAACTGATGGCGTTGGCGTGTTAAGGCTTTTATAAAGGCATCAGCTATTTGAAGAGCAGTATTGAGATGAGAAAGAGT encodes:
- the LOC18099782 gene encoding 7-deoxyloganetin glucosyltransferase isoform X1, with protein sequence MFRKILADKPHVICIPCPAQSHVKAMLKLAKLLHYRGFRITFVNTEFNHRRLLKSRGPDSLNGLPDFRFESIPDGLPPSDEKATQDVQAIFEACKKNLLAPFNELLAKLNDTASSDGPQVTCIVSDGFVPAAITAAQRHGIPVALFFSISACSFMGFKQYKELKERGLFPLKDESFLTNGYLDQVLDWIPGMKDIRLRDLPSFLRTTDPDDYGFNFCMECAERASEGSAVIFHTFDALEKEVLSALYSMFPRVYTIGPLQLLLNQMKEDDLDSIGYNLWKEEVECLQWLDSKKPNSVIYVNFGSIAVATKQQLIELGMGLAKSGHPFLWIIRPDMVTGDSAILPPEFTDEAKDRGFISSWCPQEEVLNHPSIGGFLTHSGWNSTAESISSGVPMLCLPFFGDQQTNCRYTCNEWGVGMEIDSNAERDKVEKLVRELMEGEKGREVKKKVMQWKILAEEAAGPSGSSSMNLDELVKGVLLKLE